A single Numenius arquata chromosome 15, bNumArq3.hap1.1, whole genome shotgun sequence DNA region contains:
- the TECTB gene encoding beta-tectorin → MVTLTIYLLVILARALAGPCSPNKADVILVYCYPKTIITKIPECPYGWEVNQLALGGICYNGIHDSGYYQFTIPDLSPKNKSYCGTQSEFKNPVYHFYNSIVSNDTSVIVKSQPVNYSFTCTYNANYLVNQAAFDQRVATVHVKNGSSGSFESQLSLNFYSNAKFSSIKEAPFVVETSEIGSDIFAGVEAKGLSDRFKVVLNNCWATPSSEYFYQIHWPLITKGCATDNSILVHENGKTSRATFQFNAFRFRNIPKLSKVWLHCETHVCDSEKFSCPVTCDKRKPRMEQTGGVLVAEISVRSKGLSRFYTLSDIIFHLLFVIGFCAVLL, encoded by the exons ATGGTGACTCTTACTATTTATCTGCTGGTCATCTTGGCTCGAGCTCTTGCAGGGCCTTGCAGTCCAAATAAAGCAG atgtaATTCTGGTGTACTGCTATCCTAAAACCATCATTACCAAAATTCCGGAGTGTCCTTACGGATGGGAGGTTAACCAGCTGGCACTTGGTGGCATTTGCTACAATGGGATCCATGATTCGGGATATTACCAGTTCACAATCCCGGACCTGTCACCTAAAAACAAATCATACTGTGGGACGCAGTCAGAG TTTAAGAACCCTGTTTATCACTTCTACAACTCCATCGTCTCCAATGACACGTCGGTAATTGTGAAGAGCCAGCCTGTGAATTACTCCTTCACCTGCACATACAATGCCAACTACCTGGTGAATCAGGCTGCCTTTGACCAAAG GGTGGCCACCGTCCATGTGAAGAATGGGAGCTCTGGCTCGTTTGAAAGTCAGTTGTCCCTCAACTTCTACTCC AATGCCAAGTTTTCAAGTATAAAAGAAGCCCCTTTCGTCGTTGAAACATCAGAAATTGGTTCTGACATATTTGCTGGAGTGGAAGCTAAAGGCTTAAGTGACAG GTTCAAAGTTGTCCTTAATAATTGCTGGGCAACTCCCTCCTCCGAGTATTTCTACCAGATCCACTGGCCTCTGATCACCAAGGG GTGTGCCACGGACAACTCCATCCTTGTGCACGAGAATGGGAAAACGAGCCGGGCCACATTCCAGTTCAATGCTTTCCGCTTCCGTAACATCCCCAAGCTGTCCAAGGTCTGGCTGCACTGCGAGACGCACGTCTGCGACAGCGAGAAGTTCTCCTGCCCGGTG ACATGTGACAAACGGAAACCGCGCATGGAGCAAACCGGAGGTGTTTTGGTGGCGGAGATCTCTGTACGCA GCAAAGGTTTATCCAGATTTTACACACTCTCAG ATATCATCTTCCACCTACTCTTTGTGATTGGATTTTGTGCTGTTTTATTATAA